From a single Leishmania infantum JPCM5 genome chromosome 36 genomic region:
- the AAT14 gene encoding putative amino acid transporter: MQSLAARRSLLVHDVRASQRQSFAGRISHRVASRLSLAAPPVEARTGTVAGTIINTLCSVIGAGVLSLPLALYFSSIIVGLVVLLVFSSFAAFSVYCLVVGCDATGRYSITEVIAFAIYPPQLWEEYLRKQGAAKETAREEEQHVARQHHMPASASSGVRSSSLNGESAVTASQQTEEAPTSMDAKQHSDPGEGVASDDEGSEDTLPYRHRHGSHRYDRRRDDGHSCAEASRTKECTERHPHASFLAPSASTNARLRDAYAREEWRRRRCRRVITALMELIVFSSNYGALVIYSKVIADSMPPVVSYATHTDGFLVSKYFWLITGGVVFFVLSCSRNMEELKWSSLLGFLTILYIVVLILYRYHTQKRYDYPHVDPRSYGTVHWLRLSVGVLQTISTFGLALSYHYNVPYFYKELQDRRPYCMMQSLAVAFPIVVVCYAVTGVVGYLTFGTEVAAPRVGGNIVSNYPKNDLLMNIARLGLFVHFACVFPVLSICTRRGLHRLTMIALTWADQSALMMEAARASGAQLTEGVRGAEVSTAAVSSLSPTAAPTNGAGVEDGAHVCGHIPGETSPLLQRHGSPTPGYEVFANSSPPHLASLGQQYNAELPLSERRNSAAADRPWDALCADASGAEQVRASQPGSEQLGTIDVDRDVGSPDQTTMLAIVIEAAFLVITSVLIAATVSGIDFVIHLIGTLFSTFIVMVAPGMVGWCVFSPSGPFGSASAAVAACSGGDGKFSGALVSDLLSRFRLIRLKQLMCLLNVVLGICVTCVGVATLVYETFWGKPIPAL; this comes from the coding sequence ATGCAATCTCTTGCAGCCCGCAGGTCGCTGCTTGTGCACGACGTTCgcgcgtcgcagcggcagtctTTCGCCGGTCGTATTAGCCACCGCGTCGCCTCCAGGCTCTCGCTCGCCGCTCCTCCTGTGGAGGCGCGCACCGGGACTGTGGCAGGCACCATCATCAACACCCTCTGCAGCGTGATCGGCGCCGgggtgctgtcgctgccacTGGCGCTCTACTTCTCTTCCATTATAGTTGGGCTGGTTGTACTCCTCGTGTTCTCATCCTTTGCGGCCTTCAGCGTGTACTGCCTTGTCGTGGGCTGCGACGCCACCGGGCGGTACTCTATCACTGAGGTGATTGCCTTTGCCATCTACCCACCGCAGCTGTGGGAGGAGTACCTGCGCAAGCAAGGGGCCGCCAAGGAGACGGcgcgagaagaagagcagcatgtggcacggcagcaccacatGCCAGCCTCCGCTTCGTCTggggtgcgcagcagcagcctaAACGGAGAAAGCGCCGTGACGGCTTCGCAGCAAACTGAAGAGGCGCCGACAAGCATGGATGCGAAGCAGCACAGTGATCCAGGGGAGGGCGTGGCGAGCGACGATGAAGGAAGCGAGGATACCCTTCCGTATCGTCACCGCCATGGCAGCCATCGATACGACCGCCGACGAGACGACGGCCACTCGTGCGCAGAAGCCTCACGAACGAAGGAATGCACAGAGCGCCATCCACACGCCTCTTTCCTCGCCCCTTCGGCGAGCACCAACGCTCGACTGCGCGACGCGTACGCGCGAGAAGagtggcgccggcgtcgttgccgccgcgtcaTTACGGCACTTATGGAGCTCATCGTCTTCAGCAGCAACTATGGCGCCCTCGTGATTTACTCCAAGGTGATCGCCGATTCCATGCCACCCGTTGTTTCGTacgccacgcacacggacgGCTTTCTAGTGTCCAAATACTTCTGGCTCATTACTGGCGGCGTCGTATTTTTTGTGCTGAGCTGCTCACGTAACATGGAGGAGCTGAAGTGGTCTtcgctgctcggcttcctgACGATTTTATACATTGTTGTCCTTATTCTCTACCGCTACCACACACAGAAGCGGTACGACTATCCGCACGTCGACCCGCGCAGCTATGGCACGGTACACTGGCTCCGCCTCTCAGTAGGCGTGCTGCAGACAATCTCGACGTTCGGGTTGGCCCTCAGCTACCACTACAACGTGCCGTACTTCTACAAGGAACTGCAGGACCGCCGACCGTACTGCATGATGCAGTCCCTCGCGGTGGCCTTTCCCATCGTTGTCGTCTGTTATGCCGTCACCGGTGTCGTCGGCTACTTGACCTTTGGCACcgaggtggcggcaccgAGGGTGGGCGGCAACATCGTCTCGAACTACCCAAAGAACGACCTCTTAATGAACATCGCTCGTCTCGGCCTCTTTGTTCactttgcgtgcgtgttccCTGTCCTGTCAATCTGCACGCGTCGCGGCCTGCATCGGCTAACCATGATTGCCCTGACGTGGGCAGATCAGTCAGCCCTGATGATGGAGGCTGCCAGGGCATCGGGAGCGCAGCTGACGGAGGGTGTGCGCGGGGCAGAAGTGAGCACAGCAGCCGTGTCCTCGCTGTCCCCAACTGCGGCCCCCAcgaacggcgccggcgtAGAGGACGGGGCTCACGTATGTGGTCACATCCCTGGCGAGACGTCTCCTCTGCTGCAGAGGCACGGCAGCCCCACGCCCGGCTACGAGGTGTTTGCGAACAGCTCGCCACCTCATCTCGCCAGTCTTGGCCAGCAATACAACGCCGAGTTACCGCTATCTGAGCGTCGGAActcagctgcagctgacAGGCCGTGGGATGCTTTGTGCGCAGACGCCAGTGGGGCAGAACAGGTGCGCGCCTCGCAGCCCGGGTCGGAGCAGTTGGGCACCATCGACGTGGATCGCGACGTCGGCTCACCTGATCAGACGACGATGCTCGCCATTGTGATAGAGGCTGCCTTCCTAGTGATCACATCGGTGCTGATTGCTGCGACCGTGTCGGGCATCGACTTTGTGATACACCTGATCGGAACCCTGTTCAGTACTTTTATTGTGATGGTGGCGCCTGGGATGGTGGGGTGGTGCGTGTTCTCACCAAGTGGCCCCTTTGGCTCTGCGTCGGCTGCCGTGgccgcgtgcagcggcggcgacggaaaGTTCTCTGGCGCCCTTGTAAGCGATTTGTTGTCGCGCTTCCGGCTGATTCGATTGAAGCAGCTCATGTGCCTCCTGAACGTTGTGCTGGGGATTTGCGTGACGTGCGTCGGCGTTGCGACACTCGTGTACGAGACATTCTGGGGAAAACCGATACCAGCGCTGTGA